In Lathyrus oleraceus cultivar Zhongwan6 chromosome 2, CAAS_Psat_ZW6_1.0, whole genome shotgun sequence, the DNA window taataaaataaaaataaatactATTAATAAAATTAACACTATTAAAATCAATACTTGTAGCAGAGTAGGATATCCATCGAGATGCTTGCAAGTGAACATGGAAGCATCTCCGGGATATTAGTAGAGGGTGACCAATGAAGTTGTTCCTCAATTGTATGTCCAACATCCCTTCAAGTCTCTAAATAGTAACAGATATCGTGGCTATACAAGCGTAAAAGTCTCGTGGCAAAAATAGTTGAATCCACCAGCATCAACAAATATGCTCTGATTGCACAATGCCATCTACTAGCAGATCGATGACGTTTGAATAAATCatgtgtcgcacctcgaaaaatggggatacgacttcaaagcgaagcgcgatcgcacgctcgcaatgatggactgaacagagtcgccaccgaactttatttattcctaggaaggaaaggggaaatatcgataaaacccaagacaaaagaaaggataagatatggtcgtcgcaaccaatatcagggttcgggagtcgattacgcaaggggaaggtactagcacccctcacgtccgttgtactcaacgggaaccattaggtcagttgtgtgcgttagtgttagttaaaatattaggcttttcaatttattaggtgggaaagaaagaataaaagagaggagaatgtttttggattttttttgacgaaggactaaacctaagttttttattagtgggcctgacaagatttataaatcctgctcctacgtatctcaacagagaaatcaaggcttacgtagttctgggtagaaaatgtttgtttgttggtcgattttagcgaaagctatattgtattaatcgacgaaaacattattttacccaaaacagatgaggagtggacgcataccacacatcgaacggatttataaatctacattcggaaaagcgtcatttatctctactcaacaatcgtggccgaaacattattttgtatcacttaagacaatatatctttcatttatgaaaaaggtttttgattaatcgcacggcggcgagaaagagtttgattggtttgatgtattttgagtgatggcgagaacttggatgagcgagatatacatctcgaatcctagcctcaggagtgcacggtatacaccatgttccatttccatctttattgaaagaggttaagatatgaattaagtattttggaatttgattgagaaagggtttgaagaaaccgcattgacagttttagacgatggcgagagctaagataggcgaggcatacgtctcgaatcttaatctcaggagtgcacggtatacaccatgttccatttccatctttattgaaaaagtgttaaataagaattaggtatcTTGAGTTTTGCtgtgaaaatgacttgacactagatcaagtattgacggacgtttaagagaaatttggatgagtgtttgagagaaaacaaagtggataaatttggatgatggcgaaagctaggattggcgagatatacatctcgaatcctagtctcaggagtgcgtggtatacaccacgttccacttccatcttattgaaaaggtcttaactataaattaatattttttgagtttttattagagaaaatggcttgacgttgaatcaagcgtttgatgaaagtttgaaagaaatggaatagaataggagggagaaatgaattgattttgtttattgagaaagtactcgatgttggatcgagtcattatttttgtattttttcggaaatggttgattttattcttgtgttagtatctaactaaacagtcaaacaaataaagaaataaaacagtacaaaattattacacatcggggaagtggggtacattttgtcaaatggggattcaaaaatcatgaaataattaaatcgggcccaaacaacaaataatgcaatgtatgagtgtaagtgcaagagaaccgactcattgtaagaaagcccaagagtaagctatgtgaggttgatggcgatgcttaaaagcaatcgacttacaagggtatggaaatgggctcgatattgaatcgagaaaagtgtgattttaatagtttaaagcggctttgaatggatgatgaaattaaaagaaatcaaatttgtgttattaaacaataatgaaactatgagtataggagaaattataataaaacataaacataaaaaaaaatgaatgctaaaagaaataaaatactacatataggtatcgaacccactccactaaagactataaaactaccctctctccactagacCATTTATGATTGTTTATAATTTAAACAACAACTTAGATATATAAACCAAAATAGATTAAAgtatgaattaaaataaaaataaaaatgggGTGGTCTATTTAATGGACgattaattaaaaaaataaaaaggagAAATCCCAAAAGGTgaccctagccgcctggctgttgggttcaAAAGGTTAGGGATTGGGAACACAAAATAGCATTTAACTAAAACTAATACCAATAAACCACAGTTAATGACCACTTGAAAACTCTAAACGTTCACTTAGTAGGATTTAAAGGTCTGCTTAAAAAAGAACAAATaatgaataaataaaaaaagaaaagaaaaggtaAGGACGCAGATGAGAGTCCCAGAACTCAATCGTCCTCCTCTCTCTATCTCACACCCCTCTCAACCTTCGTCATTCATTCTCAATCGCTTTCCGCTTTCAATCGCTCTCCTCCCTCATCGTCCTCGCGTCCTTTCAATCTCTCGACCTCTCTCACTATCAAAAACCTTAAACTTTATTTCCTCAAATCATCAAATAAAAACCTAATCCTACACTTCCAACAACAAGCACTCAAAAAGGATAACAGGAGAAGGAAAAGTTCTCACATAGGTTTCACGGCGGTGGTGAAAGGTGTGAAGAAGTCGGTCGGGAAATAGCTTGAGCAGCGGAGGGATGTGAGGTGCGGCGGCGAAGGTTTGTGGTGTTCTCGAAGTTAGCCTCCCAATCCAGGTATTTGATTTTGGGATTTAGGGTTTCGTTTTGAGATTTTTTTTCGCCCCAAGGTTTTTCTCCTTTTTCTCTCCCCTCCTCACTGATTCGCCCTTCTCCTTTTATGTCCTGCATATTAGGGTTTTGGATTGGTACATGGGGTTCAAAAGAGTATCTCTGTAATCTCCTTTTGATGCTTAGAATTTGGTCCATCTCGTTTGATACTACAATCTGGAAACGGTAACTCTACCTACGCACTTTCTCCAATTGTTTTGTCTTAATGCCAATTTGGGATATTTTATGGAATTTTAACTGACTTGCCAATTGCTTTGTGTTACTGCAGTAAAAAAATATTGAAGATTCAAAGGCGGTTTCGGTTTTGATCACAGCTTTGGATGGCTATTAGGGAGGTTTGATGGATATCATTTGGATTGAAATCCGTTGGACAGTTGGAAATTCGGTTGGGATTATTGGAGATTGAAACAGGAAACCGAATTATGTTATCCTCTTCTTGAAAGTTGCAGATTACCTTTTGTGTTTCCTTTAATTTCCCATATATCTTTAATCTGAGTTTTTGGAGGTGGTGTTGCATCTACAATTGGAGCAACTAATCCTGGTTTTCCGTCATCAATAACCTCATTAATCAAACCGTATTCCTTCGCTTCCCAAGGATTCATAAAACTGTCACGATCCATGTCcaattcaatctgctcttcagGTCTTCCCGTAATTCTTGATAGTATCTTGTTTATCTTAATCTTGCGGTATATCAATTCTCTCACACGGATGCACACTTTTGTACCTACTCCGCCAACAGACCCGAGCGGTTGATGGATCATAACTTTAGAATTCGGCATACAATATCTCTTCCCTTTTGTTCCTGCAGCAAGGAGAAATGCACCCATGGATGCTGCAAGTCCAAAGCAAATTGTTGACACGTCTGCGTTGCATAACTTCATGGCATCATAAATTCCCATTCCAGCAGTAACAGAACCACCAGGTGAATTTATAAACAACTTGATGTCTTTCTTAGGGTCATCAGCATCCAAAAACAAAAGCTGACTGATTACAAAATCTGCAGTCACATCATCCACCTGAGAACCCAAAAAGACAATTCTTTGACGGAGAAGCATGTTGGTAGTGTCAAGAGTGTCGTCAGCAGTCAGACTAGCGAGAGCATCTATTTTGGTGAAGTGTTTTGCAAGTTCAAAGAAAATCACGACTTGTGCCCAAATGTGCTTTAAGGCATAGTTCAATTGCAGGTATGCATCATATTGATCCTGCATGCATTGATTCATGCAGTCTTGGTTCGCCTAGGCATTTCTGACTGGACATGCTCAGCATTTCATGGTTTCCTTTGCAGCTTGACATTGGTTCTATTTGATGGCAGGTTGGAGGCTTTGGCCAGGTGACATGGTGGACCGGGAACAAAGAAATTGGTTGTAGTTTCCAAGAGCACACTCTTATGGTGTTGGTGCAGTTGGTAGCATTTTAAACATGTCTTGTTTTACTGCAGGAACATGTGTCGAAGTGAGTGCAAAAACCAAAATTCATGTGCATTACTTTGTCAAATTCACCATGTATGTGCCATGTTTGATCATGATTAGGGTGTCTGGTTTTGGTTCAAATGAGGCTATTGGCTTTTTGTTGGCAGCCGTACTGTGATAGTCTTAATGGACTTCAATTCTTCTGTTTTATTCTGTTATGGTGTTGATTGTTTTAGGTATTTTTGCAGGGTCACCGTGGTGTCTGTTGTAGTGACCAAACCTAGACAGTTCCACTTAAGAGTTCAGGCTCAACATCATGTGGAAGGAAATATTGAAAGATTATCCAAGTTGGGAAAGCGCTGAAGTTTCAATCCATTCTCATTTGCTAAATGGAGTAGACATATAAAGCACAAGTGAGGGAAAATGCCACTGATGCTTGCAGTGGCATTGCATTTGGCAGGAAACTTGGCCAACAAACCCTTGAAATACATTGTTTCTTCTTCGTCTTGAACAAAAGAAAATTTAGTAGTGCTTGAACTTTGTTGTTGACTGCTTGTAGGTTCCTTGGACCACCAATTCAGAGGCATAGCTTAGATTATCAGTTTAGTGTAGCCATTAGCATAATTTTGCTTGGTTTGTTTGCTGCTGTTATGCTATGTACAACATGCATGTTTGATGACTGTGGATGCTATTGGTTTAGACATGATGTTGCTATTATGGAATTCTTATGGGATTGGAATTGGGATTTGTTTTTGTTGGATAATTGTTTTGGGTTAATGAACTTTGGGTTAATTGGTTAATTGTTATGATTGAATGGATTTTGGATATGAAATGGTTTAAATTGGTTCcaaatggataatgaaaatggatatggattttagaaataatccgAGACTAATCAAAATGTCAATTTAACATCAAAAAAACcaaataaaaccaattaaaatcaaattaatctataatttgttaaaattactttgatatcaactctaacatttatttggaaattaaaatcaattagagtttgaatcattagtaaaaacacaattaagactaacttgaaatttggaattagatttaccttgaaattaaattgaaattgaaaattaaaaagtcaaatagttagaatccattttataatcaaaaaacaccatgatcaaaaaggcctagacaatgaccaatgtgtaacaaaaatatggatttgggaatggtcggttgcctttggtcatgaatgtatacaaatgaactttaggccaagtgccaaaaaaaatggaaaaattcaggaccaaaatcggggtgtgacatCATGCAACCAATACAACTTAAAATAAGCACCCTAAAAATACATACATGATATGCTTCCTCACTATGTAGAATTCCTAAGTAATCAATAGCAAAAATAACAACCACTTCTTTAGTGACATCTCGAGGGATCCAGAAGGCGcccctgatgggcaagtgaaACAGACAAGATATGTCATCTAGTGTTATGTACATCTCCCTAAATGGCATATGAAATAAAAATGTCTCTGGAAGCCATCTCTTTACATAGGGAGAGTTCCATATATGAACTTTTTCTTGTTCTTGCAAATCAATGCAATGTGCATTTAACAGGCTCGAGAATGATAAGTCTTGTTATCCGACGACGGTGAAACAAGAATGAGAGCTCGACTTTCGTTGGAGTGAAAATAATAGGGGTTAAAAGAATTGGTTGAGAAATCTTCATAGTTGATAGGCGCCATGGGAGGAAAGAATAAGAAGAATAGGTCAGAGGTGAGGAAAATTTGCGGAATatgctcgtgataccatgttaATGGAATAACTTAAAAAGGAAGAAATTCATTAttattaatgaatgaatgataaTCTTGCATACATTGATAATGATGATGATCTTATTTATATAGAAATATTAAAGGAAATTAGTCTACTAACCAACCAACCAACTACCTAACAAACTAACTACcaacaaaaaatagaaagaataGGAAACTTGTACATCAAGAAATATTAATATGTAACAATGTGTCATGCCTATTACACCTGCCAATTAGTAGTCATCTATTAGACCATTTGTTAATTCATAATGTTAAGGCAGTGAATATGTTGATGGATGAGTTAGGAGTAGACCATGGGAAAATTGAAAATGAGAAGTTGCAATCCCTGAGATACCATAATGAGAATCCTCTAGAAATCTCATTGGCTCACCATGAGAACAAAGATTGTAGGGATTAACACCAGTTATATATGATCAGGGGTTAGTTGTTATATTTGGTTGACATAGCCATATTTGTTTATATAAGTTCcacatatacaaatattatatACTTAAAGTACTTTGCATATGTATTATTGACTAAAAGCACTTGCAACTAGATTTTATTTATCAGGTTTGTAAGAAATTTCAAATTTAAAGTCTTGCAGTTTAAAAGAACATTTTCATTTTATAGTGTTTAAATCTTTTGTAGAATAAGTTTCTCAAAACTTTTTTATCTGTGTAAATGTGGAAGTGTTGGATAATCAAATACGAGTGCCATTTTTTGATGGGTTATATTATTGCATACATATCCCTCACATGTACTAGTGCTACCTACATCCAAGAACACTTTTTTTTGCTGAAGGAAGTAAAAAGGTGGCCTTCCTCAGACATGACAATTCTGAGAGCAACACCAGACACATATATTTCCACAATAAATGTTTTTGTAAAGTTTTGTGTGAATTATTGATATATGCAAGTATATACAGTCAAATGGTAACAAGTGATGTATAAGTAAGAGTATCGATTCCATAGAGATTGTAATAAATTAAATTGATTCTCAAATTAAAATCTTATAAATAGCCATGATCAAAGAGGTAGCAACAATAATGTGTTATCACATGTTAAGGTTGAAATACAATAAATGATAAGTAATGATAAAGAAGTTAAATCAATAATAAGAGGTGTGTTAGGCAATGATCCATCTAGTGAAGTTCATATTTTGTGTGTGTCTGAGGAGATATGTCATGACAGATGAGGAAGAAAGTGATCTACTGGTGTATGTCTATAGGATCAAGGCATATGTATCAAGTTAAAGGAACAACTCTCGAGGTCTGACAATAAAAATTAAACATGTATATGTTTAACTTCTTATTGTTCCTATGATTATAATCCTTTATCTCTAAAGTTACTAATCTAGTGAATACGTTTATCCTACTTTTTTCAACCACATTTACTTATGAATTCAGTTAGTTAATAATCTCTCAACCCTTAACCAACTTTTACCTATTTCTAAGGCGATCAAGCAAAGAATATAGTTAGATAATGTTATTTCACATAGTAAAATGTATCACTTCAAATCACATAATTTAACACAAAATACTAATTTCCATTAAACTTCGCATTGCTCAACATAAAGAGTTTTAACTCACGAAGAGCAAAATAAATACATCAACATATGTTCTTGCATTCAACATTTCTAAACACAAATGAAAAGAAAATATAAATCTAAGTATGGCATTCTACTCCTTGCAATCTTTCAATCAATGGGAGGCCAGTTCTATCATTCCAGGATGCTCAACACTTCTTCAATGGAGGAATAATGGAAAGAACTCTCACTATTGGTtcatatttcttcttcttcttcttcaataAGATATTTTTTTAGAGTAATTTCTCAAGTTTTCAACTTCTGGACCTCCTTCCATCTCATCCAAGAGGCTCCTTTTATACCCTCTAACTTTTAGAGTTATGTCTTGTGATTAGATCATGGGCCTTGTGGATATTCCTTCCTTCTGGAACAATAAACACAACATATTCCTTCTTCTTTCCTTCGAATCAGCTCCAGGTAGCACAATTTCTAACGTGCAGGGGGCAATATGTATGATGGCAAATGTGTTGCGCAGACAGACACAACGCACATAATTATGTGCATATAAGCTTTTGCAAAGTTTTGACTTTAGTCCTTAATCTTATCCATCCATATTTCTAGCTCACTAGCACTCCAATCTTCACATTGTTGCCATGTTTACCCTAATTTCATAGACCTCCAGTCCTTATAAACTCTTTTGCATCTGAGACCTTGTTGAAATTTGAGTTAGAAATGACACTCCCAGTCTGTCGTGCCAGAACTTATCATACAATAACCCTACACAAGTGACAAACACATAAAAACACTCAAAAGAGCACAATAGACACATAAAAACACACAAAAAGAGCACCTATTGTGCTCTTCACAAATTTACTCAAAACACCAAAATGAACTTAATTATCCTACTTAAGCTTACTAATAACAAAATGAGATCAAGTGTTAAAGGCTTGAATTATTCACAAATAATGAATTATCATAAAGTCTGGAAAATCCAGCACCGTCATGTCGTTCATTTAATTTTTCAATTTTGTAAAAGCTAGACTAGACCATGTAATCCAAGCAAACTTAATAAATAGAACGCAAAAAATCAGTGAGTGGGGTGACAAGAGAGGTGTAGTGGCACACAAAGCGTCTATAAAAGCTGATGAGTTCTAAAAAGCCACATTGGTGTTTGATTTTAGTACCTATCGAATTAGCCTTTAGCCGACCCAATTTTGGAACCATGTACGAGTATTTGTGATATTACCTTTCTTGAGTTCTTTCATGTTAAGTCACTGCACTTTACACGTTTTATATCTAAGCtaagttacttgaggacaagtaacgattcaagtgtgggggagtttgataacatgtAAAATGCACCATTTAATTAGCTCGATTTGCACTTGTTTTAGGATAGATTCCTGCATTTTTGTGGTGTTATGATGGTTTTCTATGTATATTTTAGGTACTGGTCAATTAGAGATCTCTGCACCGAAAAACGATGAAAAATGGCGAAAATGGCAAAATATTCCAAGTTTTCTACTGTCATGGCAAGCATAGCCCAATCATGACGGTCGTCATGGCCCATAGTAAGCAATTCGTCAGCCCAAAGTTAACAAATTAAAAACATGAGTCAAAGTATCATGACGGGCGGACCGTCAGCCCAGCTGATGCACGCCATGGACCTATAATCCACAACCCCTTTAAATGAGTCATGACGGGCATACCATTAGCCCAGTTGACGCCCGTCATGACGATCTGATGCAGAAAAATTAGTATCAGTAATTAATTTTTCCCACTACCAGCATCATCTCCATTTATTTGCCACTATTTTAGATAGTTCTGAGCGAAAATTAGTCTATAAACAAGACCTTTAAATTAGTCTATAAACAGTTCTGAGCGAAAATTAGACATTTCACATTTAAGTGTTTATGTAGttttattttttgcatttttaagttagtattattgttgaattttattttatgatGTTGTTGTTTCTACTTTCCCGCATTATTATTTCAAGTTCAGCATTGTACCGGATCAAAAGTCTCCTTTCAGAGCATTTATTTTATGCAAGTATTCATTTTTCTGCACTTTCCAGGTTCCTTTTAATTGCTGAACTTTATTATGTCTTCATCAATTACatgttgtttatttatttattgcaTTATGTCTGAGTAGATTATTATAGGGTCCAAAACATGGTGATCGTTTTACAAGTAAAATTCACACGAAATGCTTAAATAAGTAAATATaatttgaaaaaatttgtttTGCAATTTCTGTGTAAATGATAGAAAATGTTTGCTACAAAAGTATCAATAAAGAGATATTATTTATGCACCTACGGGGGCGGTATCAGACGTAGGAATTCGAACGATCAGTTCTGACAACGTGTGAAAGCAGAGTCATAATTGATCGAGAAAATACTTAAAATTATCGTTTTGAAATATTAGTTTTGAAAAGTAAAAACTTACTACAAAAGTATAAGCTAGAGATACTGGTTACGTATTGAAAGAGCGGAACCGATATCCGACACAATTATTCAAACAATTAATTTAGAGGTAGTGAAAGCATCTTGaaattaattgatttattttcaaCTTTGAAATAATTTTAGATAAACTAATTTCCTTTGAAAGCTCATTTTTAACGTATTTAGGAATCCGGTGACGGACACGCGAAAGCGAACGTCGCTATTAGTTGAATATTTTCTACAAATCAATTTTTATTCTCACTATAATAAACAATTGCATTTTGTATGAATGAAATTGGTAAATGTGAGTCGACGTTTCGGTCCCTTGTTATTTTATTAATTCAAACCAATTTACTGCATTATTTACCTTTATGCTAAAACCAACAAATCATGCAGCCTTAGATAAATACAATAATAATAGATAACGGTAATTGACAATTGGTATTTATGGTATCGAAAATCTTTTATACTAAACCGATAAAGCCATGCACTTGCGGGCCTATCACTTTCATTATGTTCAGTCAACATGTCATAGAAGATGATTTTactattgtaagaccccaattttggccctaagatccctcatggcccatatcatatcatatcatggcctcaaggatcattgcatgccttagcttccctcctagtgggtagattgccttgtgagtgtggtttttgatcaccaagcatgtcttgcatttgtatatctttgcttttcatatgtttactaaccaaaaagtacaaaaatattgtcagctaaccttgttacttgcagttgaagcaatcatcagccaattaggtcaaaatcagtcaaaggcagtcattgcagtggatggtggccattcttgcagaatttgggcaccatgatcaataatcaagagttcatataacttgggacatcatttggaatcaagatctcaaggaattagggtttggaattcaccAGAACATGCTTCAGTCAggcaaaaccctagaaagtcaaacttgctcaactgtccatttaatcagggatttggtgatgggatttggtctgagaggtctcattcatgtccatacaagtttcatatatcatgtcaagcatccacagtgaagaaaataaagtcagacaagaaatttccagaaatagaaagttgacctgtaattcaaatttgccaaaaatggaaacttcttgatcctaaacttgcatcatgatacaagcttcaaatgaatttttgcccaacatgaaagttgaagatcttgttctcccatttccaaaaagtccaagaacacccaattcccatgtatggttggaaagatatgatcaattcattttcacaatttcttgaacttcaaagggccatatctcatgaaccatttggccaattttggtggggtttttttcctacaagctctatttgttcccctctttccaaaaatgcattcatcttCCACCAAAACCacaccatgcaaaatggcatttttggacttgtcttcATTAATTTCAAGCATGTGCAAAAAGTGACTTTGTGAATTAAGCAATTTtactcactttggccaattgggactTGTTTAGAATGTTGTTTGAGACATgttcaaggcccaaactcggccagaacttacacctccatgtgcatatgttggaaattagcaaatttgcaaatggcttcatttaagttaatctt includes these proteins:
- the LOC127123360 gene encoding ATP-dependent Clp protease proteolytic subunit 3, chloroplastic, with amino-acid sequence MNQCMQDQYDAYLQLNYALKHIWAQVVIFFELAKHFTKIDALASLTADDTLDTTNMLLRQRIVFLGSQVDDVTADFVISQLLFLDADDPKKDIKLFINSPGGSVTAGMGIYDAMKLCNADVSTICFGLAASMGAFLLAAGTKGKRYCMPNSKVMIHQPLGSVGGVGTKVCIRVRELIYRKIKINKILSRITGRPEEQIELDMDRDSFMNPWEAKEYGLINEVIDDGKPGLVAPIVDATPPPKTQIKDIWEIKGNTKGNLQLSRRG